The Populus trichocarpa isolate Nisqually-1 chromosome 2, P.trichocarpa_v4.1, whole genome shotgun sequence genome has a window encoding:
- the LOC7466174 gene encoding vascular-related unknown protein 1 isoform X2, whose amino-acid sequence MENSNNYTSINKAVVGSKETTVSDPAEESGWTSYFEDLSNHKEEGQSLCSSFDSSSMVSDAASFPPWKSSQTNHVVACSSFGALPEKLTSKKTRAEEISLDDSLEDTASSPVNSPKGNIESIGLEQHAEGLETSERCEMNFSTVKNDCIDLKKRGLCLVPSSMLVNYLG is encoded by the exons ATGGAAAACTCTAATAATTATACGTCCATTAATAAAGCTGTTGTTGGTTCAAAAGAAACAACAGTCTCTGATCCTGCTGAGGAGAGTGGTTGGACGTCTTATTTTGAAGATTTGTCTAATCATAAAGAAGAAGGTCAGAGTTTATGCTCTAGTTTTGATAGCTCCTCAATGGTTTCTGATGCTGCTTCTTTTCCTCCATGGAAATCATCTCAAACAAATCATGTTGTTGCCTGCTCTTCCTTTGGGGCCTTGCCAGAAAAGTTAACTTCCAAGAAAACAAGAGCCGAAGAGATTTCTCTTGATGATTCCTTGGAGGATACTGCTAGTTCTCCTGTGAATAGTCCCAAG GGTAATATAGAAAGCATTGGTTTAGAGCAACATGCAGAAGGGCTCGAGACAAGTGAAAGATGTGAAATGAATTTCAGTACTGTGAAAAATGACTGCATAGACTTAAAGAAGAGAGGCTTGTGCTTGGTTCCTTCCTCCATGTTAGTTAACTATCTTGGTTAA
- the LOC7466174 gene encoding vascular-related unknown protein 1 isoform X1, protein MENSNNYTSINKAVVGSKETTVSDPAEESGWTSYFEDLSNHKEEGQSLCSSFDSSSMVSDAASFPPWKSSQTNHVVACSSFGALPEKLTSKKTRAEEISLDDSLEDTASSPVNSPKVSDLRQIVMNPRKTNDRYFNSSLGNIESIGLEQHAEGLETSERCEMNFSTVKNDCIDLKKRGLCLVPSSMLVNYLG, encoded by the exons ATGGAAAACTCTAATAATTATACGTCCATTAATAAAGCTGTTGTTGGTTCAAAAGAAACAACAGTCTCTGATCCTGCTGAGGAGAGTGGTTGGACGTCTTATTTTGAAGATTTGTCTAATCATAAAGAAGAAGGTCAGAGTTTATGCTCTAGTTTTGATAGCTCCTCAATGGTTTCTGATGCTGCTTCTTTTCCTCCATGGAAATCATCTCAAACAAATCATGTTGTTGCCTGCTCTTCCTTTGGGGCCTTGCCAGAAAAGTTAACTTCCAAGAAAACAAGAGCCGAAGAGATTTCTCTTGATGATTCCTTGGAGGATACTGCTAGTTCTCCTGTGAATAGTCCCAAG GTTAGTGATTTGAGACAGATAGTTATGAATCCCAGGAAGACAAATGATCGATATTTTAACAGTTCTCTT GGTAATATAGAAAGCATTGGTTTAGAGCAACATGCAGAAGGGCTCGAGACAAGTGAAAGATGTGAAATGAATTTCAGTACTGTGAAAAATGACTGCATAGACTTAAAGAAGAGAGGCTTGTGCTTGGTTCCTTCCTCCATGTTAGTTAACTATCTTGGTTAA